From Mycobacteriales bacterium, one genomic window encodes:
- a CDS encoding methylenetetrahydrofolate reductase, with product MTKVAEILARGRSFSFEFFPPKNDAEQAALVRTLRELEPLEPSFVSVTYRGGRSSRERTHDLVAGMLKTTSLNPMAHLICVAHTRLELAEILVNFRKAGVENLLALGGDPPTDPGAGEGELRHAVELVELARAIGGFSIGVAAHPIGHPRSASIEEDRDRLAEKLRLADFAITQFFFKPEEYFRLLDDLERRGVDKPVLPGIIPVTTLASVPRMAVMGAAVPPEWVERLEAAGDEEGVRLAGIELATELCDTLLAQGAPGLHFYTLNRSTATREIYQSLGLGAPA from the coding sequence ATGACGAAGGTCGCCGAGATCCTCGCGCGCGGGCGGTCGTTCTCGTTCGAGTTCTTCCCGCCGAAGAACGACGCCGAGCAGGCCGCGCTGGTGCGCACGCTGCGCGAGCTGGAGCCGTTGGAGCCGTCGTTCGTCTCGGTCACCTACCGCGGCGGCCGGTCCTCCCGCGAACGCACCCACGACCTCGTCGCGGGCATGCTCAAGACCACGTCGCTGAACCCCATGGCGCACCTCATCTGCGTCGCGCACACCCGGCTGGAGCTGGCCGAGATCCTCGTCAACTTCCGCAAGGCCGGCGTGGAGAACCTCCTCGCGCTCGGCGGCGACCCGCCGACCGACCCCGGCGCGGGCGAGGGTGAGCTGCGGCACGCGGTCGAGCTGGTCGAGCTGGCGCGGGCGATCGGCGGGTTCTCGATCGGCGTCGCCGCGCACCCGATCGGCCACCCGCGGTCGGCGTCGATCGAGGAGGACCGCGACCGCCTGGCCGAGAAGCTGCGGCTCGCCGACTTCGCGATCACGCAGTTCTTCTTCAAGCCGGAGGAGTACTTCCGCCTCCTCGACGACCTGGAACGCCGCGGCGTCGACAAGCCGGTCCTCCCCGGCATCATCCCGGTGACGACGCTCGCGTCGGTGCCGCGGATGGCGGTGATGGGCGCGGCCGTGCCGCCGGAGTGGGTCGAGCGGCTGGAGGCGGCGGGCGACGAGGAGGGCGTGCGGCTGGCCGGCATCGAGCTGGCGACCGAGCTCTGCGACACGCTGCTCGCGCAGGGCGCGCCGGGCCTGCACTTCTACACGCTGAACAGGTCCACGGCGACGCGGGAGATCTACCAGTCCCTCGGCCTGGGCGCCCCAGCGTGA
- a CDS encoding polysaccharide deacetylase — MTDPRLTVCLTFDFDAMAPWVRRTNNPSAISRGEFGAVAVPRILDLLAAYDARATFFTPGHTALAYPELMARIVAAGHEVAHHGWVHENPEELSREEEERVLVKGIEVLTDVCGTRPVGWRSPAWAMSPHSIDLLLAHGFAYDSSLMGHDSALYRVRRGDRWGPDSPYVFGTPCDLVEVPVYWGLDDFPTFEFVPGRWGGGSAPSAVLEVWQGDLDYAYDHGPGGVVTVTMHPQSIGRGHRMTMLERLLAHLRDRGGVAFERVDRVAAAWADAHPLT; from the coding sequence GTGACGGACCCGCGGCTCACGGTCTGCCTGACGTTCGACTTCGACGCGATGGCGCCGTGGGTGCGGCGCACGAACAACCCGAGCGCCATCTCCCGCGGCGAGTTCGGCGCGGTCGCGGTGCCGCGCATCCTCGACCTGCTCGCGGCGTACGACGCCCGGGCGACGTTCTTCACGCCCGGCCACACCGCGCTCGCGTACCCGGAGCTGATGGCGCGGATCGTCGCCGCCGGGCACGAGGTCGCCCACCACGGCTGGGTGCACGAGAACCCGGAAGAGCTCTCCCGCGAGGAGGAGGAGCGCGTCCTCGTCAAGGGCATCGAGGTGCTCACCGACGTGTGCGGCACCCGGCCGGTCGGCTGGCGGTCGCCGGCGTGGGCGATGAGCCCGCACTCGATCGACCTGCTGCTCGCGCACGGCTTCGCGTACGACTCCTCGCTGATGGGCCACGACAGCGCGCTGTACCGGGTGCGCCGCGGTGACCGGTGGGGGCCGGACAGCCCGTACGTGTTCGGTACGCCGTGCGACCTGGTCGAGGTGCCGGTGTACTGGGGCCTGGATGACTTCCCGACGTTCGAGTTCGTGCCGGGCCGGTGGGGCGGCGGCTCCGCGCCGTCGGCGGTGCTCGAGGTCTGGCAGGGGGACCTGGACTACGCCTACGACCACGGCCCCGGCGGCGTCGTCACCGTCACCATGCACCCGCAGTCGATCGGCCGCGGGCACCGGATGACGATGCTGGAACGTCTCCTCGCGCACCTGCGCGACCGCGGCGGCGTGGCGTTCGAGCGGGTGGACCGGGTCGCCGCCGCCTGGGCGGACGCGCACCCGCTGACCTGA
- a CDS encoding sigma factor — protein MTTLDTTADALVRDHLALADRLALRYSGRGQPYEDLQQVAYLGLVTAARRFDPERGVQFATFAQATVTGELKKYFRDFSWQLRVARPVQELYLAVRAATEELTQSTGRSPTPAELAARLGATEEQVVESLEAGAAL, from the coding sequence TTGACGACGTTGGACACCACCGCGGATGCGCTGGTCCGCGACCACCTGGCGCTCGCGGACCGCCTGGCGCTGCGCTACTCGGGGCGCGGGCAGCCGTACGAGGACCTCCAGCAGGTGGCGTACCTCGGGCTGGTCACCGCGGCGCGCCGCTTCGACCCCGAGCGCGGGGTGCAGTTCGCGACGTTCGCGCAGGCGACGGTCACCGGGGAGCTGAAGAAGTACTTCCGGGACTTCTCCTGGCAGCTCCGGGTGGCCCGGCCGGTGCAGGAGCTGTACCTGGCCGTGCGCGCCGCGACCGAGGAGCTGACGCAGTCGACCGGCCGGTCGCCGACGCCGGCCGAGCTGGCCGCGCGCCTCGGCGCCACCGAGGAGCAGGTCGTGGAGTCGCTCGAAGCGGGTGCGGCGTTGCA